Proteins encoded in a region of the Bacillus methanolicus genome:
- a CDS encoding response regulator transcription factor — translation MPKILVVDDEAHIRELVRLYLEDEGLDVVEKSNGADALDYVENDRVDLVILDIMMPKLDGWVLYKKLRELGDIPILMITAKGETGDRIKGFKLGTDDYLVKPFDPVELVLRVKALLKRYRIAASNVIKLGDISLDRKSYQVVYKDGKTITIPMKEFELLFKLGSYAGQLFTRDNLIEQIWGIDYEGDERTVDVHIKRLRERFAEFESDFRIVTIRGLGYRLEVYRD, via the coding sequence TTGCCAAAGATACTAGTGGTAGATGATGAAGCTCACATCCGTGAGCTGGTTCGTTTGTATTTGGAAGATGAAGGTTTGGATGTTGTCGAGAAATCCAATGGAGCGGATGCGCTGGATTATGTGGAGAATGACAGAGTTGATCTCGTCATTTTGGACATTATGATGCCGAAATTGGATGGCTGGGTTTTATATAAGAAGCTCCGCGAACTTGGAGACATTCCAATTTTAATGATAACCGCGAAGGGGGAGACAGGCGATCGAATTAAAGGATTTAAGCTAGGAACGGATGATTATTTGGTGAAGCCGTTCGACCCGGTTGAACTGGTTCTAAGGGTAAAAGCTTTACTAAAGCGGTATCGAATTGCTGCTTCCAATGTGATTAAGCTTGGAGACATTTCATTAGATCGCAAAAGTTATCAGGTTGTATATAAAGACGGTAAAACGATCACGATCCCGATGAAAGAATTCGAATTACTTTTCAAACTGGGCAGCTACGCCGGACAGTTGTTTACCCGGGACAATCTAATTGAACAAATATGGGGCATAGATTATGAAGGAGACGAGAGGACCGTCGATGTTCATATCAAACGGCTTAGAGAACGGTTTGCTGAATTTGAGTCTGACTTCCGGATTGTAACTATCCGCGGCCTCGGTTACCGATTGGAGGTGTATCGGGATTAA
- a CDS encoding UPF0158 family protein has protein sequence MAKKVKLQEIMDGMEMHFDGMNTYLNVKTGEIVSVSEEDLRAAEDDDSFEHLPEWHQEAMKVAIDVIENYEDYKRLPTKYDINEYDMMVDFCFTINDERNKKILLNAIQGRGAFRRFKEHIYRLGFEEKWYVFREGRYKEIAIDWCKKHDIHWIE, from the coding sequence ATGGCGAAAAAAGTTAAACTACAAGAAATAATGGATGGCATGGAAATGCATTTCGACGGTATGAATACATACTTAAATGTAAAGACTGGAGAAATAGTTTCAGTATCCGAGGAAGACCTTCGGGCTGCTGAGGATGATGATTCTTTTGAACATTTGCCGGAATGGCATCAAGAGGCTATGAAAGTTGCTATAGATGTCATTGAAAACTATGAAGATTACAAACGACTCCCCACAAAATATGATATCAATGAATATGATATGATGGTGGATTTTTGCTTTACAATTAATGATGAGAGAAATAAGAAAATATTATTAAACGCTATTCAAGGCAGAGGTGCCTTTAGAAGGTTTAAGGAGCATATTTATCGTTTAGGATTTGAAGAAAAGTGGTATGTCTTTCGTGAAGGACGGTACAAAGAAATAGCAATTGATTGGTGTAAAAAACATGACATACACTGGATTGAATAA
- a CDS encoding branched-chain amino acid aminotransferase, translated as MKDYKIEINLTTKRKPIPPFDRLEFGKNFTDHMFIMDYTEGKGWHDPRIVPYQPITLDPAAMVFHYGQTVFEGLKAYLTKDEEILLFRPDQNMKRLNRSNARLCIPQIDEDLALYALKQLITIDRDWIPTLEGTSLYIRPFIIATEPYLGVAPSKRYQFMIILSPVGAYYKEGMNPVKIAVESQYVRAVAGGTGNAKTAGNYAASLKAQEESSKAGYSQVLWLDGKENTYIEEVGSMNIFFKINGEVITPALNGSILEGVTRNSVIQLLKYWNVPVVERKISIYEIHQAYNDGLLEEAFGTGTAAVISPIGEFFWRNEKLVINNGETGPLSKKLYDSLTGIQNGTQPDPFGWVLKVE; from the coding sequence ATGAAAGATTATAAAATTGAAATTAACCTAACAACAAAAAGAAAGCCAATACCTCCATTTGACCGTCTTGAGTTTGGAAAGAATTTTACAGATCATATGTTTATTATGGATTATACGGAAGGAAAAGGCTGGCATGACCCCCGGATCGTTCCTTATCAACCAATCACCTTAGATCCTGCTGCCATGGTCTTTCATTATGGTCAAACTGTTTTTGAGGGGTTAAAAGCTTATCTTACAAAAGATGAAGAAATTCTATTATTTAGACCAGATCAAAATATGAAAAGGTTAAATCGTTCAAATGCCAGGTTATGTATCCCGCAAATCGATGAAGATTTAGCTTTATATGCTCTAAAACAATTGATTACCATTGACAGGGATTGGATTCCCACATTAGAGGGCACTTCCCTTTATATTCGTCCGTTCATCATTGCAACCGAACCATACCTTGGTGTTGCACCCTCAAAGAGATATCAATTCATGATTATTTTATCGCCGGTAGGTGCTTATTATAAAGAAGGAATGAATCCTGTTAAAATTGCTGTAGAAAGTCAATATGTACGTGCCGTAGCAGGTGGAACGGGGAATGCCAAAACGGCCGGTAATTATGCTGCCAGTCTAAAAGCACAAGAAGAATCCAGCAAAGCTGGTTATTCTCAAGTTTTATGGTTGGACGGGAAAGAAAATACGTACATTGAAGAAGTAGGCAGTATGAATATCTTCTTTAAAATAAATGGAGAAGTCATTACTCCGGCATTAAATGGAAGTATTTTAGAAGGTGTTACAAGAAATTCAGTCATTCAACTTTTAAAATATTGGAATGTACCAGTTGTGGAACGTAAAATATCAATTTATGAAATTCATCAAGCTTATAATGACGGGTTGTTAGAGGAAGCCTTTGGGACAGGAACAGCTGCCGTCATTTCACCGATTGGTGAATTCTTCTGGAGAAACGAAAAGCTTGTCATTAATAACGGTGAAACTGGTCCATTATCTAAAAAATTGTACGATTCATTAACCGGTATACAAAATGGAACACAGCCTGATCCATTTGGCTGGGTTTTGAAAGTTGAATAA
- a CDS encoding N-acetyltransferase has translation MQIYNAVTSDVKDIHDLIQLYSNKGLVLPRSFLSIYQHLQCMYVVKDQNKIVGVAGLHVLGHDLAEVRSLVVSPEHVGRGIGRMLVNHIINEASRLGVKRLISFTYQVKFFEKCGFEIVEKETLPEKVWVDCMHCPKFDCCDETAMVKYID, from the coding sequence ATGCAAATCTATAATGCAGTTACAAGCGATGTTAAAGATATCCACGATTTAATTCAACTATATTCTAATAAAGGATTAGTTTTACCTCGTTCGTTCTTATCAATATATCAGCATTTACAGTGTATGTATGTTGTAAAAGATCAAAATAAAATCGTTGGAGTTGCTGGATTACATGTTTTGGGCCATGATCTTGCAGAGGTACGTTCATTAGTTGTATCACCGGAACATGTGGGTCGAGGCATTGGTCGCATGCTAGTAAACCATATAATAAATGAAGCATCCAGACTTGGAGTTAAAAGATTAATATCTTTTACTTATCAAGTTAAATTTTTTGAAAAATGTGGATTTGAAATTGTTGAAAAAGAAACTTTACCTGAAAAAGTATGGGTTGATTGTATGCATTGCCCCAAATTTGATTGTTGTGATGAAACCGCAATGGTTAAATATATTGATTAG